Genomic window (Chitinophagaceae bacterium):
TCATAGTTTTTATCAAAAGAGCGGGTTGTGGCAATATTTTTTTTAGCTTGTACTCCTTCCAGGTCTAAGATAGCTTTGCCGGATAAGTCATGTTTCAGGCGGAGTCCGACTACAGACATATTTCTTTTTACCCAGTCATCCGGTTGTTGTATAAAATCTAAGGCTGTGTGGATGCCATTGTGTTCCAGTTTGTTTGCATATCGCCTGCCTATCCCCCAAACCTTGCTGACAGGCAGCCATTTGAGCGCTTTTCTTTGTTTTTCTTCATTGTCAATGATGTAGACATTGTTGAGTTGTTTGCTGAATTTTTTGGCTATTTTGTTGGCAGTTTTTGCTAAAGATTTGGTAGGGGCTATGCCTACGCTTATAGGGATGCCGGTGCATTTAAAAACATAGTTTCTGATTTTTTCGGCATGTTTTTGATAATCAAGATGAGGGGCTTGCCCGAATTTTAAAAAAGCTTCATCGATGCTGTAGATTTCTATTTCCGGAGCAAATTCTGCCAGGAGGTTCATGACCCGGGCGCTCATATCTCCGTATAAGGCGTAATTAGATGAAAATACGTGGATATTATGTTTTTTAAAAAGTGTTTCATACTTATGTGCGGGCGCTCCCATTGGAATGCCTGCGGCTTTGGCTTCTTCACTGCGCGCAATTACACAGCCGTCATTATTTGACAGGACAACTACGGGCTTTTCGTTTAGGTTTGGACGAAATACCCGCTCGCAGGAGGCGTAAAAATTATTGCAGTCAACTAATGCAAACATTAAATTGTTTTTATGATGTGTTTAACAACTCCCCAAACAATAAATTCATTTTCTTCTGTGACCTTAAGAGGTTTAAAGTCTTCATTCTCAGGTAGTAACCAGCAGCAATCCTTTTCTATTTTGATGCGCTTAATAGTAAACTCCCCGTCAATGAAGCAAACGGCTATTTTGCCATTATTTACCTCCAGGCTACGGTCAATTACCAGTAAATCTCCGTCTTCGATGCCGGCACCTTTCATTGAATCGCCTTTTACCCTTCCGTAAAAAGTAGAAGAAGGGTTTTTTATCAATTCTTTGTTCAGATCTATTGAAATATCCAAAAAGTCATCTGCCGGAGATGGGAAACCTGCTTTTATTCCGCTTTCTGCATAGGGTCGTTGTAAAAAACTTTCCGTAGATGCGGAGTAAATATCAATTTTGGGTGCTTTATGGAGGTTAACGAGTTTCAATAGGTGATTTTTATGCAAAATTAGTAAATGCTGTTGTACTAAATTAAACACTTTTCAGCACATTATAGACAGTCTTGAGTTTTACTTGTTCAAACTTTTATTTTACTAAATTTTACTTTTGATTTTGAGTTGTTTGTAAACTTAACTTAGTGTGTGGTAAAATCATAGAAATCCGTATTGACCTTTCTATCCGTGTTGCCCTATGCGCAGTAGAGACGTTGCATGCAACGTCTCTACTGCAACACAATCCCACGCGTTGCCCGCGACATCGAATCCGGTAAAAATCAATTTGGTCTACAATCAAAAAATTTGGCATCCATTGTTCGTGGATTCAAATCGGCCGTAACCATTTAGACGAGAATTATTGAACCTGATTTCGCATGGCAATCCCGATTTCATGACCACATTATTCGCGATAAAACATCCTATTATCACATTGTAAAACACATAAAAAACAATCCCGCTAATTGGGCAGAGGATAGATTTAACCTTTCTAATCAGAATAACAAACAAATAAAAAAATAGGATAGAAACTTTACTGCCTTTTGTTTTGAAGAACGGTAAAAAGAAAACGGCAAGAATAGAAAAATTTATTCCGGATTTTTTTTGAATAACCCTAACTGTTTGTAATGCCCTCACTCGGACAAGATATAATATGTTGTAGGTGGTTGGTGGAATAACACCAACCACGGCGGGAAAATGGTATATAAAACACCGGTCATTCCGGCAGATGTTGACCCCCTAATTTTTATATCAATACAACTCACCCCCTTCCATTATGGAGTTCTTTCTGCATCAATAAATAAACGGATTTCTGCTTGTATGTCTTAACCTTAAAATGTAAATAAACTCAGTCTGTACTTTGTAAGAAATGCGATAACTGTAAATTTCATAAGCTTTGTAACTCCCATCATTATTTATTTTAAAACGGTCTATAGGATGTATATCAGGATAAAAAGCGAGTGCACGTGTAGAATCTAATATTGACTTAATTACTTTCTCAGCTTCGTTCATGTTATCCCCAGCAATAAATGTAAAAATTTCTTTGAGAGCTTCTTTAGCTTTTGTATCCCAAACAATTTTTAATCCTTTTTTTTCCATTTTTTTGCTTCTTCCTCTAATACATCTTGTGTAGTGAATTTACCGGAAGTGATGCGATTTTCAGCTTCGTCAATTTCATTATTATAAGTATCAGATGCGTGTTTTGACAACAACTTTTTTACTTCAGCCAATAAGGTTTCATCATTGGTTTGCAACAGTTGCTGCATCAACTCTAATTTAATTGCTTTAACATCCATAAAGGAAATTTTAAATTATAAAACGTAAATGTACTGTCAAAAGTTTGATATCCAATGTCCATTTCAAAAAAGTGGCTTTTGCTTATCATTTTTCATGAATTTAATAGGCATTTTAAAACACTGTCCTGTTCGTATTACCCAAACTCATACGAACAAGACATGATAAGGGGTAAAAAAATCATAGTGCAAAGAATTTTATGAATTCTAACCCCCTTTGTTCGTAGTTTCATCTCAAAAAAATGCAGCTGTCCGTAGTTTTTTTACTACGGACTTGGGTATTTAGCAACCCAATTTTTTCTGTCGTAGGATCCTCTAATGCAATTATTGGAATTGAGGATAATGAATATAATAAACAACAACGTGAATCACATTGTAGAGACGCAATGCATTGCGTCTCTACACAATCCAACGCGTTCCCCGCGTCATCGAAACCATCAAAAAACCAATTTGGTCCACAATCAAAAAAAAAAATTAGCATCCATTGTTCGTGGATTCAAATCGGCCGTAACAATACAGGCGAGAATTATTGAACCTGATTTCGCAAGGCAATCCCGATTTCATGACCATATTATTCGCGATAAAATATCCTATTGTCGGTTTGCACAATACATAAAAAACAACCCCGCTAATTGGGCAGAGGATAGCTTTAACCCTTCTAATCAAAACAACAAATAAATAAAAAAATAGGATAGAAACTTTACTGCCTTTTGTTTTGAAGAACGGTAAAAAGAAAACGGCAAAAAGGAAAATTTTATGCCGGATTTTTTTTGAATAACCCTAACTGTTTGTAATGCCCTCACTATGAATAAGACATAATATGTTAAAGGTGGTTGGTGGAATAACACCAACCACGGCGGGAAAATAACAAGATTAAATTGCTTTGCTTTACTTCTCTAACACTCTCTCCATAATACCCTCACGGCACGCCCAAAAACGAAAACCACATTTAACAATCCACAAAACCCTGCATAGTACATAATCAATCTAAAATAAGTTGAGGCTGCATTAGCCTTATAATTGTCGCTAATCATAACACTAAAAATGTTTAAACCCTCAATAGCGATTAACAAAAGTTAAAATATGTAGTTATAAAGAATATAAAAATATAAATATGCTACATATTTGACAAAAAAAATATATTTTTGTGTTAAGAGGTTTGTTTAAATTGAGAACAGAAAACTAACTGCTCTGCAGATTTCTGAATTGAATAGTGAGTACTCATAAAAAAACAAGAATATATGGAAGGTGTTATAGAAGAAACAAAAATTGCGGCAATAGCAGCCCGTTTTATTAATAGTACCGGCCGACATGTTTTTCTTACAGGTAAGGCCGGAACGGGTAAGACTACTTTTTTAAAGCAAATTGTACATAAAACATACAAAAAAACTATTATCGTTGCCCCAACCGGTATAGCAGCTTTAAATGCCGGTGGAGTGACGATTCATTCACTTTTTCAATTGCCTTTAGGTGCTTTTCTGCCGGTAGACAATCAATTTGCTTTTAATGAAAATATTAAAATTAACACACCCTCAGGCTTACACAGAAACCACCGAATGCAAAGCAAAAAGAGGAGAATGCTGCAAGAGCTTGAATTGCTTATAATTGATGAGGTGAGTATGCTGAGAGCAGATTTGTTGGATGCTATAGATGCTGTCTTGAGAAGAGTTCGTAGAAAAAATACTTTGCCTTTCGGAGGTGTTCAGGTTTTGTTTATTGGAGATTTATTGCAACTGCCACCTGTAATTCAAAATGAAGAATGGGAAATTCTAAAAAACTATTACGATACATTGTATTTTTTTGATGCACTGGCATTAAAAAAAGACCCTCCGGTATATATTGAGCTCGATAAAATTTTCCGGCAAGCAGATGAAACTTTTATTCGTATACTGAATAATCTGCGTAATAATGAAGTTACGGAAGATGATTACGAAATTCTTAACAGTCATTACCGACCGGATTTTAAGCCCGCTAAAAATGAACATTATATTCAGCTGACTACACACAATGCAAAGGCCGACAATTTAAACCGGATTTCATTAAAAGAAATAAACCAACCGTCTTTTTTTTATAAAGCTTCAATCACCGGTGAATTTAGCGAATATGCTTACCCGGTGGAGGAAAATCTGGAGCTCAAAGAAGGTGCTCAGGTTATGTTTATTAAAAATGACCCTTCCGGACAAGGCAAATTTTACAATGGCAAGATAGGAACTATAGCATCATTAGATAGTTCTGAAATTTATGTAAAATTTAATGACGGAACAGATCCGGTAGTTGTAGAAAAGTATAGCTGGGAAAATATTCGTTATTCAATGAATCAGACTACTAACGAAATTGAAGAAGAAGTGAAAGGTACATTTTCACAATTTCCCATAAAATTAGCCTGGGCAATTACCATCCACAAAAGTCAGGGGCTTACTTTTGAAAAGGCTATAATAGATATAGGCCGAGCTTTTGCTCCCGGACAAGTATACGTGGCTTTGTCAAGATTGCGTTCACTTTCGGGACTGGTTTTGTCTACACCTGTAAATTACAACAGTCTGCAGATTGATGATAATATAAAAAAGTATTCAGAGGAAAAGCCCAGTGAGAAACAGTTGAACCACATTTTTAAAGAATCTACTGATGCTTTTTTTCAAAAATACATACTTCAGTGTTTTGATTTTTCTGAACTGAGCTTTGCGGTTAACCAACATGCACAATCTTATGATAAAGAAGCTAATCGTTCAGTAAAACAAGATTTTCATGAATGGGCATTAAACCTGCAAGCTGAATTGAGAGAAGAAGTAAAGGTTGCCAATAAGTTTAAAAGGCAATTGGAAAATATTTTTACTGAGGATAATTATTTACCATTATTAACAGAAAGAGTTTCGGCCGCCTACAACCATTTTACAGGAGTTTTAAACAGCTTTTCAGCTAAAATTAAAGACCATATCAATTCGCTGAAAAACAAAGCCCGGGTAAAAAGCTATCTGAACGAGCTAAAAGAGCTGGATGCCGTTTTTTATAAGCAACACCAATCTGTTCACAAAGCTTTATCTATGTGCAAGACTATAAGTACTAATCATCAACCGGATAATGAATCGATACATACCCGTGAACTGGATGAAAATCGAAAGAAATCAGAGGTGAAAATTAAATCCGGAAAACCTAAAAAAGGAGAGAGCCGGGAATTAAGTTTCAATTTATATAAGTCAAATAATTCAATTGAAGAAACAGCTAAAGAACGAGGGCTTGCCATTACAACTATAGAAGGCCACCTTTCTTATTACGTAAGCGAAGGTAAACTTGATGTACTTGATTTTTTATCAAAAGAAAAGCTAAACAATATCCTCAAAGCCTCTGAGACCTTAGAAACGGAGATGCTCAATGAGATTAAGCAACATTTAGGCGATGAATACACATATACGGATTTGCGTTTTGCTATAGCATATAAAAAAACAGCATCAAACTAAAATGTTAAATGCTGTCTAAATATTCATCGAAAAATTTGTGGAGAATGCCGGATTCGAACCGGCGGCCTCTTGCATGCCATGCAAGCGCTCTAGCCAACTGAGCTAATCCCCCTGGCGAATGCAAAAATAAATAATTCAGGCATAGAATTCCCTTTTTTTGTAAAAATCATTTTATTTACCATTCTTTTGGATTGTCTTTCCATTTTTTTAAATATGCTGCATCGGTTTCTGTTAAATAGTTCATAGTCGTAGCCACCCTAAGCAGTATGTCATAATTTGTCAAACTGTAATATGGAATCCCGGCTTTTTTAAATAGCTCCCCGGCATCATTAAATCCGTAAGTAAAAATAGATGCTAACCCAACAACGTCTGCACCACTTTCTAATAATGCCTTAACAGCATTAAAGCTGCTTTTTCCGGTTGAAACCAAGTCTTCAATAACAAATACTTTTTTGCCTTCTTTCAATTCACCTTCAATTTGGTTTTTAAGTCCATGGCCTTTGGGTTCAGGACGCACATAGCAAAAAGGCAATTGCAGTTTTTCCGCTACCAATAATCCGTGCGCAATTCCTCCGGTAGCAACTCCCGCAATCACATCCGGTGAAGATTCGGAGGATT
Coding sequences:
- a CDS encoding orotate phosphoribosyltransferase codes for the protein MSDIEKKEKEIAAELLKIKAVELSVNKPFIWASGLKSPIYCDNRKTLAYPELREMIAKNFSEIIQSSESSPDVIAGVATGGIAHGLLVAEKLQLPFCYVRPEPKGHGLKNQIEGELKEGKKVFVIEDLVSTGKSSFNAVKALLESGADVVGLASIFTYGFNDAGELFKKAGIPYYSLTNYDILLRVATTMNYLTETDAAYLKKWKDNPKEW
- a CDS encoding Y-family DNA polymerase, encoding MFALVDCNNFYASCERVFRPNLNEKPVVVLSNNDGCVIARSEEAKAAGIPMGAPAHKYETLFKKHNIHVFSSNYALYGDMSARVMNLLAEFAPEIEIYSIDEAFLKFGQAPHLDYQKHAEKIRNYVFKCTGIPISVGIAPTKSLAKTANKIAKKFSKQLNNVYIIDNEEKQRKALKWLPVSKVWGIGRRYANKLEHNGIHTALDFIQQPDDWVKRNMSVVGLRLKHDLSGKAILDLEGVQAKKNIATTRSFDKNYDDFTYVKERVTTFAVSCGEKLRRQQSTCNALMVFIHTNSHRKDLPQYSRNIVVQLPFPTNSSIELSKFAVLGLKQIFRKGYAYKKAGVIVMDIKPADNRQLSLFENSNPRHDALMKAVDFLNTTIGQEKVKLAAQGSGRMWKMRQEKLSPRYTTKLNEIITIHAL
- a CDS encoding LexA family transcriptional regulator, coding for MKLVNLHKAPKIDIYSASTESFLQRPYAESGIKAGFPSPADDFLDISIDLNKELIKNPSSTFYGRVKGDSMKGAGIEDGDLLVIDRSLEVNNGKIAVCFIDGEFTIKRIKIEKDCCWLLPENEDFKPLKVTEENEFIVWGVVKHIIKTI
- a CDS encoding type II toxin-antitoxin system RelE/ParE family toxin; the encoded protein is MEKKGLKIVWDTKAKEALKEIFTFIAGDNMNEAEKVIKSILDSTRALAFYPDIHPIDRFKINNDGSYKAYEIYSYRISYKVQTEFIYILRLRHTSRNPFIY
- a CDS encoding helicase — protein: MEGVIEETKIAAIAARFINSTGRHVFLTGKAGTGKTTFLKQIVHKTYKKTIIVAPTGIAALNAGGVTIHSLFQLPLGAFLPVDNQFAFNENIKINTPSGLHRNHRMQSKKRRMLQELELLIIDEVSMLRADLLDAIDAVLRRVRRKNTLPFGGVQVLFIGDLLQLPPVIQNEEWEILKNYYDTLYFFDALALKKDPPVYIELDKIFRQADETFIRILNNLRNNEVTEDDYEILNSHYRPDFKPAKNEHYIQLTTHNAKADNLNRISLKEINQPSFFYKASITGEFSEYAYPVEENLELKEGAQVMFIKNDPSGQGKFYNGKIGTIASLDSSEIYVKFNDGTDPVVVEKYSWENIRYSMNQTTNEIEEEVKGTFSQFPIKLAWAITIHKSQGLTFEKAIIDIGRAFAPGQVYVALSRLRSLSGLVLSTPVNYNSLQIDDNIKKYSEEKPSEKQLNHIFKESTDAFFQKYILQCFDFSELSFAVNQHAQSYDKEANRSVKQDFHEWALNLQAELREEVKVANKFKRQLENIFTEDNYLPLLTERVSAAYNHFTGVLNSFSAKIKDHINSLKNKARVKSYLNELKELDAVFYKQHQSVHKALSMCKTISTNHQPDNESIHTRELDENRKKSEVKIKSGKPKKGESRELSFNLYKSNNSIEETAKERGLAITTIEGHLSYYVSEGKLDVLDFLSKEKLNNILKASETLETEMLNEIKQHLGDEYTYTDLRFAIAYKKTASN